One segment of Mycolicibacterium baixiangningiae DNA contains the following:
- a CDS encoding amidohydrolase, with translation MAATLFRNGTIWTGTSEPDTEALLVVDGAVAAIGNEATAYTADQEIDLDGGFLMPSFGDGHAHPLLGGLEEVGPPVRGCGSVDEIVEAVRGYAEAHPEADWIVGASYDGSLAEGGLFDARWLDAAVPDRPVVLRAWDYHTVWCNSVALQRAGITADTPDPALGEIPHRADGSVLGTLREWGAVDLVTAVMPERDEDIRVAALGTAADYYLARGVTWVQDAWVEPGDVDTYLAAARRDALRMRFNLALYADPRHFDTQLPQYAEARRRVEELAAPMLTAQTVKFFADGVVENETGALLEAYCSGLHNHGMTVWEGDSLAESVCRVDELGFQIHVHAIGDAAVRQALDAIEHTIRVNGPRDRRPVIAHAQLVDDADIDRFARLGVIANMQPLWAQLDPLMTVLTVPRLGQQRSDRQYRMRTLDQADVLAFGSDWPVSSGAPLDGIAVAASRRTAAGTPEGGWTPAEIVPVERAMRAYTAGVARQAFAEQRWGRLTPGASADLVWLSADPRSTPALEIPAIEVRGTCLGGKLIGPSGR, from the coding sequence GTGGCAGCGACCTTATTCCGCAACGGCACCATCTGGACCGGCACGTCCGAACCCGACACCGAGGCGCTGCTGGTGGTCGACGGCGCGGTCGCTGCGATCGGCAACGAAGCCACCGCCTACACGGCCGACCAAGAGATCGACCTCGACGGCGGATTCCTGATGCCCTCGTTCGGTGACGGCCACGCCCATCCGCTCCTCGGTGGACTCGAGGAGGTGGGCCCGCCGGTCCGCGGCTGCGGTTCGGTGGATGAAATCGTCGAAGCGGTGCGCGGATACGCCGAGGCGCATCCGGAGGCCGACTGGATCGTCGGCGCCTCTTACGACGGCAGCCTCGCCGAGGGCGGACTGTTCGACGCGCGCTGGCTCGACGCGGCGGTTCCGGACCGTCCGGTGGTGTTGCGGGCGTGGGATTACCACACCGTGTGGTGCAACTCGGTGGCCCTGCAGCGCGCCGGCATCACCGCCGACACCCCCGACCCGGCGCTGGGTGAGATCCCGCACCGCGCGGACGGGTCGGTGCTCGGGACCCTGCGCGAGTGGGGCGCTGTCGACCTCGTCACCGCGGTGATGCCCGAACGCGACGAGGACATCCGGGTGGCCGCGCTGGGGACCGCCGCCGACTACTACCTCGCCCGCGGGGTCACCTGGGTGCAGGACGCCTGGGTCGAGCCGGGCGACGTCGACACCTACCTTGCCGCCGCCCGCCGCGACGCGTTGCGGATGCGGTTCAACCTGGCGCTCTACGCCGATCCCCGCCACTTCGACACCCAGCTGCCGCAGTACGCCGAGGCGCGCCGGCGCGTCGAGGAGCTGGCCGCCCCGATGCTGACCGCGCAGACCGTGAAGTTCTTCGCCGACGGCGTGGTGGAGAACGAGACCGGCGCGCTGCTCGAGGCGTACTGCTCCGGACTGCACAACCACGGGATGACGGTCTGGGAGGGCGACTCGCTGGCCGAGTCCGTGTGCCGGGTCGACGAACTCGGCTTCCAGATCCACGTCCACGCGATCGGGGACGCCGCGGTGCGCCAGGCGCTCGACGCCATCGAACACACCATCAGGGTCAACGGTCCACGGGATCGCCGGCCCGTCATCGCCCACGCCCAGCTCGTCGACGACGCCGACATCGACCGGTTCGCGCGGCTCGGCGTGATCGCCAACATGCAGCCGCTGTGGGCGCAGCTCGATCCGCTGATGACGGTGCTGACCGTGCCGCGCCTCGGTCAGCAACGCTCGGACCGGCAGTACCGCATGCGCACTCTCGACCAGGCCGACGTGCTGGCGTTCGGCTCGGACTGGCCGGTGTCCTCGGGCGCCCCGCTCGACGGCATCGCCGTGGCGGCGTCGCGGCGCACCGCCGCCGGCACACCGGAGGGCGGCTGGACCCCGGCGGAGATCGTTCCCGTCGAGCGGGCCATGCGTGCCTACACCGCGGGCGTGGCGCGCCAGGCGTTCGCCGAGCAGCGGTGGGGCCGGCTCACTCCCGGCGCCAGTGCCGACCTGGTGTGGTTGAGCGCCGACCCGCGATCCACACCGGCGCTGGAGATTCCCGCGATCGAGGTACGCGGAACGTGTCTCGGAGGCAAGCTCATAGGGCCGTCGGGCCGCTGA
- a CDS encoding Nramp family divalent metal transporter — translation MLPDIEERRARPTWLLLGPAFVAAIAYVDPGNVAANVSAGAQFGFLLVWVIVLANVMAGLVQYLSAKLGLVTGRSLPESVADRARTPTRIAYWLQAELVAVATDLAEVVGGAIALYLLFDLPLLVGGVITGAVSLALLAVQNWRGQRMFERVITGLLLVIAIGFLTSVFVEPPAVADVVGGLLPRFDGAESVLLATAMLGATVMPHAVYLHSGLARDRHGHPDAGPRRRTLLKATRIDVGLAMLIAGAVNMAMLLVAATNLQGMSDTDTLEGAHAAVQQTLGPTVALCFAIGLLASGLASTSVGAYAGAMIMGGLLRRSYPLLLRRLVTLVPALVILAIGVDPTRALVLSQVVLSFGIPFALIPLIRLTSDRALMGADVNHRVTTTLGWAVAGLISLLNVVLIYLTVTG, via the coding sequence GTGCTGCCGGACATCGAGGAACGACGCGCGAGGCCGACGTGGCTGCTGCTCGGGCCGGCGTTCGTGGCCGCGATCGCCTATGTGGATCCGGGCAACGTCGCGGCCAACGTCAGCGCCGGCGCCCAGTTCGGATTCCTGCTCGTCTGGGTCATCGTGTTGGCCAACGTGATGGCCGGCCTGGTGCAGTACCTGTCGGCGAAACTCGGGCTGGTCACCGGCCGCTCGCTGCCCGAGTCGGTCGCCGACCGCGCCCGGACGCCGACGCGCATCGCCTACTGGCTGCAGGCCGAACTGGTCGCCGTCGCCACCGATCTCGCCGAGGTCGTCGGCGGCGCGATCGCGTTGTACCTGCTGTTCGACCTGCCGCTGCTGGTCGGCGGGGTCATCACGGGCGCGGTGTCGCTCGCCTTGCTCGCGGTGCAGAATTGGCGCGGCCAGCGGATGTTCGAGCGGGTGATCACCGGCCTGCTGCTGGTCATCGCGATCGGCTTCCTGACGAGTGTGTTCGTCGAGCCACCCGCCGTCGCCGACGTCGTCGGCGGCCTTCTTCCGCGGTTCGACGGCGCCGAGAGCGTGCTGCTGGCGACGGCGATGCTGGGTGCGACGGTGATGCCGCACGCGGTCTACCTGCATTCCGGCCTCGCCCGCGACCGCCACGGCCACCCCGATGCCGGCCCCCGAAGGCGCACGCTGCTCAAGGCCACGCGGATCGACGTGGGGTTGGCGATGCTGATCGCCGGCGCGGTGAACATGGCGATGCTGCTGGTCGCGGCCACCAATCTGCAGGGCATGTCCGACACCGACACCCTCGAGGGCGCGCACGCCGCGGTGCAGCAGACGCTGGGCCCCACGGTCGCGCTGTGTTTCGCGATCGGCCTGCTGGCATCCGGCCTGGCGTCGACATCGGTGGGCGCCTACGCGGGCGCGATGATCATGGGCGGTCTACTGCGCCGGTCCTATCCCCTGTTGCTGCGTCGCCTCGTCACGCTCGTTCCCGCCCTGGTGATCCTCGCCATCGGTGTCGACCCGACCCGGGCCCTGGTGCTGTCGCAGGTCGTGCTGTCCTTCGGCATCCCGTTCGCGCTCATCCCGCTCATCCGGCTGACCAGTGACCGGGCCCTGATGGGCGCCGACGTCAATCACCGCGTCACCACCACGCTGGGGTGGGCCGTCGCAGGATTGATTAGTCTGCTGAATGTGGTGCTCATCTATCTGACCGTGACAGGCTGA
- a CDS encoding anti-sigma factor, whose translation MTEPMNTDLRDLATPYALHAVSTDERADIERWLTAAEPEVADAFTDEVRSVREAMAVLSAATAAEPPPHLRDSVLAAVAADPVRDLNSARRQRAGESRWRTAVLAAAAVAVVGLGALGVGLALRPSVTPTTADQVFAAPDVQTVSGPIPGGGTATVVFSKERDAGVLVMNDVPPPKPGTVYQMWLVGSDGPQSAGTMDDKAISPSTTAVLSDLGASQALAFTVEPPGGSQRPTSPAFAELPLT comes from the coding sequence ATGACAGAGCCGATGAATACCGACCTCCGCGACCTCGCGACCCCGTATGCGCTGCACGCGGTGTCCACCGACGAGCGCGCCGACATCGAGCGGTGGCTCACCGCCGCCGAACCCGAGGTGGCGGACGCGTTCACCGACGAAGTCCGTTCGGTGCGGGAGGCGATGGCGGTGCTGTCGGCTGCCACCGCGGCCGAACCGCCGCCGCACCTCCGGGACAGCGTGCTCGCCGCGGTCGCCGCCGATCCGGTGCGCGACCTGAACAGCGCGCGCCGTCAACGGGCCGGTGAATCACGTTGGCGCACCGCCGTGTTGGCGGCCGCCGCGGTGGCCGTGGTCGGTCTGGGCGCACTGGGAGTGGGGTTGGCCCTGCGCCCGTCGGTCACTCCGACGACGGCCGATCAGGTGTTCGCCGCCCCGGACGTCCAGACCGTGTCGGGTCCGATACCCGGCGGCGGAACCGCGACCGTGGTGTTCTCCAAGGAACGCGACGCCGGCGTGCTGGTGATGAACGACGTCCCTCCGCCGAAGCCCGGCACCGTGTATCAGATGTGGCTGGTCGGCTCCGACGGACCGCAATCGGCGGGCACGATGGACGACAAGGCGATCTCGCCGTCGACCACCGCCGTGCTCTCCGACCTCGGGGCGTCACAGGCATTGGCGTTCACGGTCGAACCACCCGGCGGCTCCCAGCGGCCCACGTCTCCGGCGTTCGCCGAGTTGCCCCTGACCTAA
- a CDS encoding APC family permease, translating to MSSTTPLHPPVGEGEGQLRRVLGVPSLVLFGLVYMVPLTVFTTYGIVTVESGGRVPLAYVVTLVAMIFTARSYARMAYAYPVAGSAYAYTQKTFGAPIGFLAGWSLLLDYLFLPMLNYLVIGLYLNEAVPAIPQWAIVVVTIVIVTVLNIVGIVSVARANMLIIAIQAVFIAVFLVMTVATLSGSGQVDVMAPFRGDGTAGGLGPVLAGAAILCLSFLGFDAVSTLSEEAKDARRDVPKAIMLATVICGVLFVILSYASQVVFPSNAFESVDTGSVDVMTAAGGAFLSAFFTAAYVAGALGSALTSQASVARIVYAMGRDGVLPRKVFGHVSVKFSTPTWAILVISVISLAALVIDLAILASVVSFGALVAFSAVNLTVVKHYFVDAGEKNVLNNLVLPLVGFALTVWLWTSLSGEALTIGLIWLAIGFGWLLVVTRGFSRPTPVLDLEDLPAQPAAK from the coding sequence ATGTCATCGACCACACCCCTGCACCCACCTGTGGGCGAGGGTGAGGGCCAGCTGCGCCGTGTCCTCGGCGTGCCCTCGCTGGTGTTGTTCGGCCTGGTGTACATGGTGCCGCTCACCGTGTTCACCACCTACGGGATCGTCACGGTCGAGTCCGGTGGCCGCGTGCCGCTGGCCTACGTGGTGACGCTGGTGGCGATGATCTTCACCGCGCGGTCGTACGCCCGCATGGCCTACGCGTACCCGGTCGCCGGATCGGCGTACGCCTACACGCAGAAGACCTTCGGCGCACCCATCGGCTTCCTGGCGGGCTGGTCGCTGCTGCTGGACTACCTGTTCCTGCCGATGCTGAACTACCTCGTCATCGGCCTCTACCTCAACGAGGCGGTGCCCGCCATCCCGCAGTGGGCGATCGTGGTGGTCACCATCGTGATCGTCACGGTGCTCAACATCGTCGGAATCGTGTCGGTAGCGCGGGCCAACATGCTCATCATCGCGATCCAAGCGGTGTTCATCGCGGTGTTCCTCGTCATGACGGTCGCCACGCTCTCGGGATCGGGCCAGGTCGACGTGATGGCGCCGTTCCGCGGTGACGGCACCGCGGGCGGACTGGGGCCGGTGTTGGCGGGGGCGGCGATCCTGTGCTTGTCGTTCCTCGGATTCGACGCGGTCTCAACGCTTTCCGAGGAGGCCAAGGATGCGCGGCGCGACGTGCCGAAGGCCATCATGCTGGCCACCGTCATCTGCGGCGTGCTGTTCGTGATCCTGTCGTACGCGTCGCAGGTGGTGTTCCCGTCCAACGCCTTCGAGAGCGTGGACACGGGTTCGGTGGACGTCATGACCGCTGCCGGTGGCGCATTCCTGTCGGCGTTCTTCACCGCCGCATACGTCGCCGGGGCGCTGGGTTCGGCGCTGACGTCGCAGGCGTCGGTGGCGCGCATCGTGTACGCGATGGGCCGCGACGGTGTGCTGCCGCGCAAGGTGTTCGGGCACGTCTCGGTGAAGTTCAGCACGCCGACGTGGGCCATCCTGGTGATCTCGGTCATCTCGCTGGCGGCGCTCGTCATCGACCTGGCGATCCTGGCCTCGGTGGTGAGCTTCGGTGCGCTGGTGGCGTTCTCGGCGGTCAACCTGACGGTGGTCAAGCACTACTTCGTCGATGCCGGCGAGAAGAACGTGCTCAACAACCTGGTCCTGCCCCTGGTCGGCTTCGCGCTGACGGTGTGGCTGTGGACCAGCCTTTCGGGTGAGGCGCTGACGATCGGGCTGATCTGGCTGGCAATCGGTTTCGGGTGGCTGCTCGTCGTCACCCGCGGCTTCAGCCGTCCGACGCCGGTCCTCGACCTCGAGGACCTACCGGCTCAGCCGGCGGCGAAGTAG
- a CDS encoding sigma-70 family RNA polymerase sigma factor gives MTALAGPVRLPFVTTDLDELLRQVAQRDVDAFAALYDRTRSRVYGMVARVLRDPGYSEETTQDIYLQVWRSAGNYDPKAGSPMAWLLTLAHRRAVDRVRSEEAASQRESRYGAATVDPPVDHVADSVILLDERRRVVDCMASLSDLQREAIRLAYYEGLTYVQVSERLSANLATIKSRMRDGIRGLKNCLAIS, from the coding sequence GTGACCGCCCTGGCAGGGCCGGTTAGGCTACCGTTTGTGACCACTGACCTCGACGAACTGTTACGGCAGGTGGCCCAGCGGGATGTCGACGCGTTCGCCGCGCTCTACGACCGGACCAGATCGCGGGTGTACGGAATGGTCGCCCGGGTGCTGCGGGACCCGGGCTACAGCGAAGAGACGACGCAGGACATCTACCTGCAGGTGTGGCGGTCGGCCGGCAACTACGACCCCAAGGCCGGTTCCCCGATGGCGTGGCTGCTGACCCTGGCGCACCGCCGCGCCGTGGACCGGGTGCGCTCGGAGGAGGCCGCGTCGCAGCGGGAGTCCCGATACGGCGCGGCGACCGTCGACCCACCCGTCGACCATGTCGCCGACTCGGTGATCCTGCTCGACGAACGCCGCCGCGTCGTCGACTGCATGGCGTCGCTGAGCGATCTGCAGCGTGAGGCGATCCGGCTGGCGTATTACGAGGGGCTGACCTACGTCCAGGTCTCCGAGCGGCTGTCGGCGAACCTCGCCACCATCAAATCCCGGATGCGCGACGGCATCCGCGGACTGAAGAACTGTCTGGCCATCTCATGA
- a CDS encoding SDR family oxidoreductase encodes MILDRFRLDGQVATVTGAGRGLGAAIALAFAEAGADVVIAARTQSQLDEVAEQIRATGRQAHVIVADLAHPESTAQLATAAVEAFGKLDIVVNNVGGTMPAALTDTSAKDLKDAFTFNVATAHALTTAAVPLMLEHSGGGSIINITSTMGRVAGRGFAAYGTAKAALAHYTRLAALDLCPRIRVNAIAPGSILTSALDIVASNDDLRVPMETATPMRRLGEPEDIAAAAVYLASPAGSYLTGKTLEVDGGLTFPNLDMPFPDL; translated from the coding sequence GTGATCCTGGACAGATTCCGGCTCGACGGACAGGTCGCGACCGTCACGGGCGCAGGCCGCGGACTGGGTGCCGCCATCGCGTTGGCGTTCGCCGAAGCCGGTGCGGACGTGGTGATCGCGGCCCGCACGCAGTCCCAACTCGACGAGGTCGCCGAGCAGATCCGGGCCACCGGCAGGCAGGCCCACGTCATCGTCGCAGACCTCGCGCACCCGGAGTCGACGGCGCAACTCGCTACCGCCGCGGTCGAGGCGTTCGGGAAACTAGACATCGTCGTCAACAACGTCGGCGGCACCATGCCGGCGGCGCTGACCGACACCTCGGCGAAGGACCTCAAAGACGCGTTCACCTTCAACGTCGCCACCGCCCACGCGTTGACGACCGCGGCCGTACCGCTGATGCTCGAGCATTCCGGCGGCGGCAGCATCATCAACATCACCTCGACGATGGGCCGGGTCGCCGGGCGCGGCTTCGCGGCATACGGCACCGCCAAGGCCGCACTCGCCCACTACACCCGCCTCGCCGCGCTCGACCTCTGCCCGCGGATCCGGGTCAACGCGATCGCACCCGGCTCCATCCTGACCTCCGCACTCGACATCGTGGCCAGCAACGACGACCTGCGCGTGCCGATGGAGACGGCGACCCCGATGCGCCGGCTCGGCGAGCCCGAGGACATCGCCGCCGCCGCGGTGTACCTCGCGTCACCGGCTGGGAGCTACCTGACCGGCAAGACCCTCGAAGTCGACGGCGGGCTGACGTTCCCGAACCTCGACATGCCCTTCCCGGACCTCTAG
- a CDS encoding NAD(P)H-dependent amine dehydrogenase family protein produces MIRVAQIGTGNVGTHALTQLINDPQFELTGVWVSSPAKAGNDAAELVGLSEPTGITATTDLDEVLAAQPECAVYTAMADNRLPEALEDYRRILSAGINMVGSGPVFLQYPWQVLPEELIAPIEEATRTGGSSLFVGGIDPGFANDLLPLALAGTCQRIDQIRCMEIVDYATYDSPTVMFDVMGFGKPLDDLPILLQPGVLSLAWGSVVRQLAAGLGIELDEVTETYVREPAPDDFEIASGPIAQGTAAALRFEVRGMCGGRAAVVLEHVTRLREDLCPDWPQPAQPGGSYRIEITGEPTYALDLCQSSPNGDHNRAGLVATAARIVNAIPAVVAAESGIRTTLDLPLLTGKGLYAGC; encoded by the coding sequence GTGATTCGCGTCGCTCAGATCGGCACCGGCAACGTCGGCACCCATGCGCTCACCCAGCTCATCAACGACCCGCAGTTCGAATTGACCGGCGTGTGGGTGTCGTCGCCGGCCAAGGCCGGTAATGACGCCGCAGAGCTCGTCGGCCTGTCCGAGCCCACCGGCATCACGGCCACCACCGATCTGGACGAGGTGTTGGCTGCCCAGCCGGAGTGTGCGGTCTACACCGCGATGGCCGACAACCGGTTGCCGGAGGCGCTCGAGGACTACCGGCGGATCCTGTCGGCGGGGATCAACATGGTCGGCAGCGGGCCGGTGTTCCTCCAGTATCCGTGGCAGGTGCTGCCCGAGGAGTTGATCGCCCCGATCGAGGAGGCCACCCGCACCGGCGGTTCCAGCCTCTTCGTCGGCGGCATTGATCCCGGCTTCGCCAACGATCTGCTGCCGCTGGCGCTTGCCGGGACCTGCCAGCGCATCGACCAGATCCGCTGCATGGAGATCGTCGACTACGCCACCTACGACAGCCCGACGGTCATGTTCGACGTCATGGGGTTCGGCAAGCCGCTCGACGACCTCCCCATTCTGCTGCAACCGGGTGTGCTCAGCCTGGCGTGGGGTTCGGTGGTCCGCCAGCTCGCCGCCGGGCTGGGCATCGAACTCGACGAGGTCACCGAGACCTACGTGCGTGAGCCCGCCCCGGATGATTTCGAGATCGCGTCCGGGCCGATCGCCCAAGGCACTGCCGCCGCACTGCGTTTCGAGGTCCGCGGCATGTGCGGCGGTAGGGCCGCGGTGGTGCTCGAACACGTCACCCGGCTGCGCGAAGACCTGTGCCCGGACTGGCCGCAGCCCGCGCAACCGGGCGGCTCGTACCGGATCGAGATCACCGGTGAACCGACCTACGCCCTCGACCTTTGCCAGAGCAGTCCGAACGGCGACCACAACCGCGCAGGACTGGTGGCGACGGCGGCGCGCATCGTCAACGCCATTCCCGCCGTTGTCGCTGCAGAATCGGGCATACGAACGACGCTCGACTTGCCCCTTCTGACCGGGAAAGGGCTGTACGCTGGCTGTTAG
- a CDS encoding poly-gamma-glutamate hydrolase family protein: protein MLRDRRHAYFAYGSNLCVRQMAQRCPDAVDPRPATLSHHDWLINERGVATVEPLHGAEVHGVLWQVSDHDLATLDSAEGVPVRYRRDRLTVHTDEGPAPAWVYIDHRVEPGPPRPGYLDRIIDGALHHGLPHRWVEFLRRWDPMHWPHRPQSSNSAGPQTLSELLADPAVIEHSVLRSRFGFLAIHGGGLEQMTDVIAERAAEVAGASVYVVRHPEQYPYHLPSARYLADESAQLAAFLDHVDVAVSLHGYGRIGRSTELLAGGRNRALAAHLAAHIDIPGYRVITDLDAIPPELRGLHADNPVNRMRAGGTQLELTSRVRGLSPRSPLPGEDGLSPATSALVQGLAAAAKTYFAAG from the coding sequence ATGCTGCGCGATCGTCGTCACGCCTACTTCGCGTACGGGTCCAACCTGTGCGTGCGGCAGATGGCGCAGCGCTGCCCCGACGCCGTCGACCCGCGTCCGGCCACCCTGTCCCACCACGACTGGCTGATCAACGAACGCGGCGTGGCCACCGTCGAACCGCTCCACGGCGCCGAGGTGCACGGGGTGTTGTGGCAGGTGTCCGACCACGACCTCGCCACGCTCGACAGCGCCGAAGGCGTTCCGGTGCGCTACCGCCGGGACCGGCTCACCGTGCACACCGACGAGGGTCCGGCGCCGGCGTGGGTGTACATCGACCACCGCGTCGAACCGGGCCCACCGCGACCGGGCTATCTGGACCGCATCATCGACGGCGCCCTGCACCACGGTCTGCCGCACCGTTGGGTCGAATTCCTCAGGCGCTGGGATCCGATGCACTGGCCGCACCGCCCGCAGAGTTCGAATTCGGCAGGGCCGCAGACACTCTCAGAGCTGCTCGCCGACCCCGCGGTGATCGAGCACAGCGTACTGCGGTCGCGCTTCGGGTTCCTGGCCATCCACGGCGGCGGGCTCGAGCAGATGACCGACGTGATCGCCGAACGCGCCGCCGAGGTGGCCGGCGCCTCGGTGTACGTGGTGCGCCACCCCGAGCAGTACCCCTACCATCTGCCGTCGGCGCGGTATCTGGCCGACGAGTCGGCGCAGCTCGCGGCATTCCTCGACCATGTCGACGTGGCGGTCTCTCTGCACGGTTACGGCCGCATCGGGCGCAGCACCGAACTGCTGGCCGGCGGGCGCAACCGGGCGCTGGCCGCGCATCTGGCCGCCCACATCGACATCCCCGGATACCGGGTGATCACCGACCTGGACGCCATCCCGCCGGAACTGCGCGGGCTGCACGCCGACAACCCGGTCAACCGGATGCGTGCCGGTGGAACCCAACTCGAGCTGACCTCCCGGGTGCGCGGCCTGAGCCCGCGCAGCCCGCTCCCGGGCGAGGACGGCCTGTCCCCCGCCACCTCGGCGCTCGTCCAGGGATTGGCCGCAGCCGCGAAGACCTACTTCGCCGCCGGCTGA
- a CDS encoding DUF1365 domain-containing protein, which translates to METKSAVDAAAAVVTGPVDTTPALYRTRVTHLRRAPVHHYFELNSYSWYVDLDALPRLPRWVAPFARFEAGDHFDGNAGDTLRARVDTFLAGRGIDLGGGRITALLQPRVLGYTFNPLSLYWCHDAHGALRHVIAEVHNTHGEWHAYVIPPDGPNPAMVRKRFYASPFNGMDGYYLVRAPRPDGELDVTISLHRDNQPAIVGTLRGTGRPATLAQVLRLQMTKPIAPLMSALSLRVQGLILRARRVPVTPRPAVGRPEIRAASVAHS; encoded by the coding sequence GTGGAAACGAAATCTGCCGTCGACGCAGCGGCCGCGGTGGTCACCGGACCCGTCGACACGACGCCCGCGCTGTACCGGACCCGCGTCACCCACCTGCGCCGGGCTCCCGTGCACCACTACTTCGAGCTCAACAGCTACAGCTGGTACGTCGACCTCGACGCGCTGCCGCGGCTGCCCCGCTGGGTTGCGCCGTTCGCCCGGTTCGAGGCCGGCGACCACTTCGACGGGAACGCGGGCGACACCCTGCGGGCGCGCGTCGACACCTTCCTGGCCGGCCGCGGCATCGACCTCGGTGGCGGCCGCATCACCGCGCTGCTGCAACCGCGGGTGCTCGGCTACACGTTCAATCCGCTGAGCCTGTACTGGTGTCACGACGCCCACGGCGCGCTGCGGCACGTGATCGCCGAGGTGCACAACACCCACGGCGAGTGGCATGCGTACGTGATCCCGCCGGACGGCCCCAACCCCGCGATGGTCCGCAAGCGGTTCTACGCCTCTCCGTTCAACGGTATGGACGGGTACTACCTGGTGCGGGCGCCGCGGCCGGACGGCGAGCTCGACGTGACGATCTCGTTGCACCGCGACAACCAGCCGGCGATCGTCGGCACCCTGCGCGGCACCGGCCGGCCGGCGACCCTCGCCCAGGTGCTTCGGCTTCAGATGACCAAGCCGATCGCACCGCTGATGAGTGCGCTGAGCCTGCGGGTGCAGGGGCTGATCCTGCGCGCGCGCCGGGTGCCCGTGACACCCCGGCCGGCCGTCGGCAGGCCGGAAATCCGGGCCGCGAGCGTGGCGCATTCGTGA
- a CDS encoding glutamate--cysteine ligase 2: MAAHPTVGVEEEFLLVDPDTGAPIARSREVAQHAAERGVDLQLELTSCQVETATGVASSMADVREQLTRLRTAAARAAEDSGARLLAVAVPPTVPHEFPVTDSPRYHRIADRFGMLAREQGICGAHVHVAVPTREVAIRVSNRLRPWLPVLLALTANSAIYRNAYSGYASWRRMLWARWPSAGPPPHFDSVDEYDAMVAMMLQSGAMLDEGQVYWDVRPSANFPTIEVRVADVPATIADTVLFAALVRGTVMTVLDDERSGAGVPRISAHALDAAYWRSARDGLDGMAIDLAESHVPVPARELLAGLVDRIAPALRAVGDEELVRDELARLDEQGNGAMRQRAAWGRRGDIADVIDAVADATLAT, from the coding sequence ATGGCTGCCCATCCCACCGTCGGAGTCGAAGAGGAGTTCCTCCTCGTCGACCCCGACACCGGCGCTCCGATCGCCCGCAGCCGTGAGGTGGCGCAACACGCCGCCGAGCGCGGCGTCGACCTGCAGCTCGAGCTCACGTCGTGCCAGGTCGAGACGGCGACCGGGGTGGCGAGCAGCATGGCCGACGTGCGCGAACAGCTGACGCGCCTGCGGACCGCGGCCGCCCGCGCCGCCGAGGACAGCGGTGCCCGACTGCTGGCCGTCGCCGTGCCCCCGACCGTCCCGCACGAGTTCCCGGTGACCGACAGCCCGCGGTACCACCGCATCGCAGACCGGTTCGGGATGCTCGCCCGCGAACAGGGGATCTGCGGTGCGCACGTGCACGTCGCGGTGCCGACCCGCGAAGTCGCCATCCGCGTCAGCAACCGGCTGCGGCCGTGGCTTCCCGTCCTGCTGGCGCTCACCGCCAACTCCGCGATCTACCGCAACGCCTACAGCGGTTACGCCAGCTGGCGCCGGATGCTGTGGGCGCGCTGGCCCAGCGCGGGCCCGCCCCCGCACTTCGACTCCGTCGACGAATACGACGCGATGGTGGCGATGATGCTGCAGTCCGGCGCCATGCTCGACGAAGGCCAGGTCTATTGGGATGTCCGCCCGTCGGCCAACTTCCCGACGATCGAGGTGCGCGTCGCCGACGTGCCGGCCACCATCGCCGACACCGTGTTGTTCGCGGCGCTGGTGCGGGGAACGGTGATGACCGTCCTCGACGACGAACGCAGCGGCGCCGGCGTACCCCGCATCTCCGCCCACGCGCTCGACGCCGCGTACTGGCGGTCGGCCCGCGACGGGCTCGATGGGATGGCCATCGATCTCGCCGAATCACACGTCCCGGTGCCCGCGCGCGAACTGCTCGCAGGACTCGTCGACCGCATCGCGCCAGCGCTGCGGGCGGTCGGCGATGAAGAGCTGGTCCGCGACGAACTGGCGCGACTCGACGAGCAGGGCAACGGCGCCATGCGTCAGCGCGCGGCGTGGGGGCGTCGCGGCGACATCGCCGACGTGATCGACGCGGTCGCAGACGCCACGCTGGCCACTTAG